TGAGAATTAGTAAAATCAAGGGTCTTAACCATAAATCCTAGTTATGAACTTTTTCTAGGGCTAGTTTTACACCAAAACCTATAAGTATCGTACCTGTGATTCCTTCAATAACCTTTTTCGTTTTAGGTCTTTTCATAAAAGCACTAATACGGTTAATTAAGGCGACATAAAGTAAAAACCACACGGCAGTCAATACAGTATAAGTGACACCCATTATAATAAACGGTAAAAAGGTACTGCTTTCAGAGTTAACGAATTGAGGGAAAAAGGTTAAGAATAAGATAGCAACTTTGGGATTAAGTATATCTGTAAGGAACCCTTGTTTAAAACAAGATGTGCTCTTTAGCTGTTTTTTTGTCTCCACTTCAACATTTTCTCCTGTTTCATTCTTTTTCTTCAAAGACCATAATGCTTTAACACCCAGATAAAGTAAGTAAACAGCACCTATGTATTTAAAGATAGAAAACACTAATGCTGATTTCATAATGACTGCTGAAAGTCCTAATACAGCCGCGGTGGTATGGATACAAAGAGCACAACAAGTACCTAAAGCTGTTTTAAACCCACCGATTTTACCATCTGAAATAGTATTACTTGTAACAATAGCAGTATCGGGACCAGGTAAAATAATTAAAAAAACACACAACATAACAAACGCGTAAAAGTTTAT
The window above is part of the Bacillus sp. SORGH_AS_0510 genome. Proteins encoded here:
- a CDS encoding LysE family translocator; amino-acid sequence: MINFYAFVMLCVFLIILPGPDTAIVTSNTISDGKIGGFKTALGTCCALCIHTTAAVLGLSAVIMKSALVFSIFKYIGAVYLLYLGVKALWSLKKKNETGENVEVETKKQLKSTSCFKQGFLTDILNPKVAILFLTFFPQFVNSESSTFLPFIIMGVTYTVLTAVWFLLYVALINRISAFMKRPKTKKVIEGITGTILIGFGVKLALEKVHN